From Nonlabens sp. Ci31, the proteins below share one genomic window:
- a CDS encoding NAD(P)/FAD-dependent oxidoreductase, protein MNKTNYNTIIIGGGAAGFFTAINLAEQTSDHSIAILERGKDVLQKVRISGGGRCNVTHAEFEPKPLSLNYPRGEKELLGPFHSFMTGDTIAWFEERGVELKIEEDGRMFPVSNSSQTIIDCFISLTRKHHIDILTSHNVASIEKTESWKLHTKTDIFTCEHLVITAGSSPKVWEMMRQLDHTIVNAVPSLFTFNIVDKKITELAGIALEARVEIPQLKLESQGPLLITHWGFSGPAILKMSAWGAIELNSSDYKFDLVINWLNYLSHQECLESLFERRKNSKKQVGNEWLFDLPKRLWKYVVESIQLTEKNWADCSNTDLQNLATVLTASTFAINGKSTFKEEFVTAGGVDLKEVNFKSFSSKKQDNLYLAGEILNIDAITGGFNFQNAWTGGWIIARAIGNRQ, encoded by the coding sequence TTGAACAAAACTAACTACAACACCATAATCATAGGCGGCGGCGCAGCTGGATTTTTTACCGCTATCAATCTGGCAGAGCAGACCAGCGATCATTCTATTGCGATATTGGAACGTGGAAAAGACGTACTTCAAAAAGTGCGTATTTCAGGCGGTGGAAGATGCAATGTCACTCATGCAGAGTTTGAACCCAAACCTTTATCCCTTAATTACCCGCGTGGAGAGAAAGAATTGCTCGGGCCATTTCACAGCTTTATGACGGGTGACACCATCGCTTGGTTTGAAGAACGTGGCGTAGAATTAAAAATTGAAGAGGATGGACGTATGTTTCCGGTTTCTAATTCTTCACAGACCATTATCGACTGCTTTATCTCGCTTACGCGAAAACACCACATAGACATTCTTACCAGCCATAATGTGGCCTCAATCGAGAAAACAGAGTCTTGGAAATTACATACTAAAACAGATATTTTTACTTGTGAACATCTTGTAATAACCGCAGGAAGCAGCCCTAAAGTTTGGGAAATGATGCGTCAACTAGATCATACGATTGTAAACGCAGTTCCTTCCCTTTTCACCTTTAATATAGTTGATAAAAAAATAACCGAGTTGGCAGGAATAGCCTTAGAAGCTCGAGTAGAAATACCCCAATTAAAGTTAGAATCTCAAGGACCTTTACTCATCACGCATTGGGGCTTTTCTGGACCAGCCATTTTAAAAATGAGCGCTTGGGGCGCCATAGAACTGAACTCATCAGATTATAAATTTGATTTGGTTATCAACTGGCTGAATTACCTATCGCATCAAGAATGTTTAGAAAGTCTTTTTGAAAGAAGAAAAAATAGTAAAAAACAAGTCGGTAACGAGTGGTTGTTTGATCTTCCTAAACGACTTTGGAAATACGTAGTAGAAAGCATTCAGCTCACAGAAAAAAACTGGGCAGATTGTTCCAATACCGACCTTCAAAATCTAGCGACAGTATTAACAGCAAGCACATTTGCTATCAATGGAAAAAGCACTTTTAAAGAAGAATTTGTAACCGCTGGTGGTGTAGATTTAAAAGAGGTCAATTTCAAGTCTTTTTCTTCCAAAAAACAAGATAACTTGTATCTTGCAGGAGAAATCCTAAATATAGATGCCATTACCGGCGGCTTTAATTTTCAAAACGCCTGGACGGGTGGCTGGATCATTGCGAGGGCAATAGGCAATAGGCAATAG